Genomic segment of Coffea arabica cultivar ET-39 chromosome 1e, Coffea Arabica ET-39 HiFi, whole genome shotgun sequence:
TGTTGGATACATGCAGCTTTGATCGGACGTGATCTGACATTTCCTGATAACTAGGTTCCGCTAGTTATTTTGCTCTCTCCAATAAGATTGCAAATAATGCTAGTTATAGGCAACAAGCATATCTGATGAAAGATGGCAGTCTGTTCTTTTGCTTACATTTAGTACACTATTTTTGTCATGTACCCTTTTAAGGGATGTTTGCTAGGtggaaataccatttgagttgCCTTTTTTTGTGTGCATTATCTGTCAATTCTGTTGGTATGTGTACTTGGATGATCGTAGATAATATCGAGCATTAATTTTTacttggagaatttgatactAAGGTTCACGAGTTATCATCTGCTTAACCACGAATACTCTTTTAAGTTTGCTAGATTTACAGAAATCAGAGTCAGAGTTTTCTGGGGTGCCCTTTTCTTATGTTTTGCCTCTTTTTTGCTTTTGTCTCTGTTATTCCCTTGTGCTTGTCTGGTCAAGTGCAAATAGTTATGTGTACAAACTGCCATTTGATGGAGTTCTGTACTGTATTTGTTTGACAATCATGTTGAAGTACGCCATAGAGTCTCCATTTCAATGGAATAATGGCATCATGGTAACATCTTTGCATTGATATAGCATCTTAACTTTCTTATTCCCCTTACATATATAGACTGCAGTAGAGTTcctgaaatatctttgcattgACATGACCTAAACTTTCTTGTTCATCTTACAGCTACTTTCTTTGAACTGCAGATCTTTTTAATTTCAGTCTGGGAGCAATTTGCTTTGTTAGTGTTCTTTTGCTAGTAGCTTCAAATATTCTAGGACAGAAAGCAAAAATAACCACGGTGACTCGAAAGATGTTGTACCCCTAGGTCAGATCCTCAAGTTTTGGTTTATCAATTTGCCTCTAGATTTGCGGCACAAACTTTATACCCTGAAATTTCTGAAGGTTTTATGCAATTCATTGAGGACGGGATTTGCTAGTTGACCTGTTTATGTATGTTTCTCACTTTTTAGAACCTTACCAAAGTTCGTTATTGCTTTGgtattttcttgtttctttgcaGGTTGTTCTTTTTCACTTCTGCAACCTTGATGTCCCGGAAGCGAAATGCCATTGTTGCTACAGGGCTAGTGGTTTTTGCTGCTGCAGGATTAGCATTTCCCTTTTTCATGGCGTAAGAAATATCATTGCCTATATAAGAAAATTAACATGTTGTAAATACCAAGAAAATCGCTTTTGCAGTATGAGTAATACTAGCTAATTGTGCTGCTGATTTGCTGGTTGACCTGTATTCCTGTTTCATACCCAGATCTAGATCATCGAAGATGAAACCTGTTATTGATTCATCAAAGCCTCTACCACCTCAGGCAACCTTCCGTGGACCGTATATCAACACCGGATCGCGCGACATTGGACCTGATCATCAATCTTACCCGAAGAAATAATATGTTTTGTGGGCCTTTTACTATTTCGAGTAGAAAGCTGTTATTTTCAGGTGATGAAAAGGCTACTTCTTCCATTGATGGAGAAATGTATTTGCATTTTTGCAAGAAGTATACATTTATTTAGGGGCCCTTCTTCTGTCTGTGTGTTACCAGAATCTTGGAAGTGGGGAGCAAATTGACCACATTATGGATTCTGTTGATAATTATTTGTCGCCTTTAGATTTACTTGTACGATCTTGTAATAAAATGGTGATTGGTGAGTATTTAATATTTAGTGTTTACTaacataatttaaaatttttagagtaaaactaataaaaaagatcattttttaaaataaggtCCAACCAATTTGTCTTTGCCCGgaagatttaaaaaattttcaaaaaatgaaaaaaatttgtaaTGCCTTTAGCTTTATAATATAATCAGACTTTATGACGGTGAGCAAATTATGATAAAACTAAGTCCTTAAACACACTGATGTGACAAATTTGTGGCCAATTGCTATACAATTGCTACAGTCTAATGATTGTAAACAAAGCATACGTGATAAAACATGTTTTTATCACCACAgctacaaagaaaaaaaatcatacaaAAATTAACATATATAGTTTACTATAAAGATAAAAGTacaaatttgataattttatttaCTTCTTACTAGGTCAGTTTAACATTATTGATGAGACTCTCAGTCTGTCATTATTTCCCGAGAGGTAGAAGTACTTACAATCCTCATCCCACCTAAAATTCGCGAAATTAGTTGAgagttaaaataaaattttagatcAGATTGACTGAtccattttaaatttaaaatatttctaTAGGGTCCTCTCCTCGTCCTTCTATATCATAGCGTTAAAAGCAGAAAAACATTTAttgttttcttgatattttctagcatttttgaTAAAACCTTCTAGTAAAAGTATAcccctttaaatttttttaccaCAAATAAGTTATTTTCACACTAAGATTTCTCAAACCGGATGCACCGATTCTTTTAAGGATTGGCTTGGTTCTCTGCAGCTTGCTCCTGGTTACATGAATCCCACCAGTACGACATTGAAGGAAGTGGTGGGTATTCTCGCAACGGTAAGGCCAATGGCCCATCAAAACCATACCATGTCACGTTTTCAATGAACTAAGCGGTAAGCCCATTGGCCTCTCTCTATTTTACTGTGACTGCCCATGGTTTTGACCAGGGGTGGCAACGGTACCGACCCGACCCGAcccaaattcaataaattttctcgggtttgaattgaaaaataattccGATATCAGGATCCGGGTTTAGACCTGTTTACTTTAACAAAAAACGGGTCGAATACGGAATATATGATTCTGACCTGTGTCCAATCCAGACCCGaacaatatattaataatttttataaattataaatattccTAAATACATTCTTTTACCAAATTAACAATTTAGTAATGACTTTGTAGATTGATTTGTGGTTAGTTTTGGATTGACTATTGCGAGTTGTTTGtgatttaattttgaaatttgatttgtttaaatttggagattagaTTTGAGATTggttttggatttaattttgaaatatttaaatttataatttttctttccaGGTAGACCTGGACCCAACCCCAACCCGAGACCCATCAGACCCATTTTGGGACTTTAAGGTCAAAATCAATCGAGTATACTGGTTGGGTCTAGGTCTACTATATAAAAATGGATTCGGATTCGGAATTTTCAATTTCGACTCGAAACCGACCTGTTGACACCCTAATTTTGACTTGAAGATAAATCCGGGTAAAATAGAGTACTGAGAGCTGAGAACTAGAAATGGGAACTTGACCAAgatggtttgtttggatttgcTACAATGTCTTAAAAATATCTAGGCCGGAGTAAGGCTGCTCTCCAATTGCGTCGAGTAATACACTTTCCAAATTTTACTATTCCAATAAAAATGTTAAAGGTTGAGCTGGAGTTTTTTAAACTTGAGTTCAAGATGCAATCGGTGATATTTTGAGTTTTACTAAATTTcgtaattttataataaatgattaaaaataatatcatGGAAAGaatactttaattttttttattcgaactcgactcgattatTTTATCAAATTAATTCAACTTGATCAATTCAGCATTTAAATTAAccttttgaccaagttacaCGCAAATCCAAGATGAATAACTTGGTCAATTTACACCCTGCCGACCTGcgtcgaaacaaaaaaaaaattgacacaGTTACTCATACCAGatgcttttattattattattattatttttaataacaAGAGAAGGATAAAATTTATGAAACCACGGGGGAAAAGGACAATTCGAACTCACAGATGCCTAAATCCTGGGTCGAGATGGCTGCTTCCGGACGCAACTCTGGCCCTTTTCACATCATACACCTAATTTACCAAAATCACAAGTGTTAGAAAATGACCAAAAACAATTATCCAGTTAGGAGGGGTTGGCAGTGAATTCTGCGGTGCAAGTGTAAAACCGTTGAAACAGTTGAATCAGTGCCATCTCTGTAAACCACATTTTGTAATGCTCCTTCTGGAGAAAAAGCATATGGTTCTAGAATACTCATCGTCACTGATGAAAAAAAAGCCTTGCACGCAAAGGCTCCTTCCTTGGCCTTTCTTAGTCGGCCCCCGTAGCACACTGGGCAGTGCTTTCAACCATTTCCAAACCCGCATACAAATTTTCTGTATTTAGAACTGTTTGAGCGAGTTAATTAACCAACCAGAATAAAGAATGGATTCTTTACTCCTTTCCCCAGCACCATTTTCCACAGTTCCTTCTACCACCAGGAGCTGTCAACCTTCCCGTACATCTTTATATCCAATCCTAAATAAGCCTGTGTTTCATGGTAAAAAGAGGAGGTTTCTTCCACCTTTAAAAGTTGCAGCTCCACCAAACCCAACAATAACGTCTCCCCAAGAAGACGAAATAGAAGAAGCCCGGGGTCAAGAAACCGGAATTGGACTTGAAACCCAAGATTCAGAAGAGTATTCTTCTACAAAATTCTCCTGGAGAGACCACTGGTACCCTGTCTCTCTTGTGGAGGACCTCGACTCAAGTGTGCCTACTCCATTTCAACTCCTCAATCGTGACCTTGTGCTCTGGTTCGATCAATCCAATTCCCAGTGGGTTGCTTTTGATGACAAATGCCCACATCGCCTAGCCCCTCTATCTGTAAGTTGAAATTTTATGAAAAGTCAGCTTTTTGAGGATCAATTGTGGCGAAAGTTTAGATTTTTATGATGTTTGAGTACTTAAggattttgtttgtttggttgtAGGAAGGGAGGTTAGATGAGAATGGGCACTTGCAGTGCTCCTATCATGGATGGTCCTTTGATGGTTGCGGGTCATGTACTAGGATCCCTCAGGCTGCATCAGAGGGACCTGAGGCTCGGGCAGTGAAGTCTCCTAAAGCTTGTGCTACTAGGTTCCCTACTTTGGTCTCTCAAGGACTTCTCTTCGTTTGGCCTGATGAGAATGGGTGGGAAAGAGCTAGTGCCACTAAGCCCCCCATGTAAGGCCCTGTCTTGACACTGCATTCATGTGCATATTAGCAGTATACGTTTGTCGAGGTTATTAGACTTTTGTCAAAAATTAAAGGTTATTAAATATTCTAACGAATAGCCACATGGATTGactaatataataaaatttgtGTACTGCAGTTTGCTGGGTACGTCGTGGATTAGAGTTTGCATAATTTATTCAGTGTTCTCATTTTTTAATTGGTCATGGTTTGTATAGGTTGCCGGCTGATTTTGAAAAACCTGAGTTTGCAACGGTGACAATTCAGCGTGATTTGTTCTATGGCTATGATACTCTCATGGAGAATGTTTCTGATCCTTCCCACATTGATTTTGCACACCATAAGGTGCTTATCGTTGACTTCAgcaattatttctttaacttgTGAGTAATATCAGAGAACTGACGGATTCATTTGTCAGCTAAGAAATACTCACTGGAGCTTCACTGATGTTTATAAGATGAAGCCCTAGTTTGactaactagtttcctacataCCGTGCTTAAATGGCCTTCTGACTATGCTAAACCAAATTAGTGGCATCTTAAGATGATTCTCTTTAGTTCAATGTAGCAGATGCACAGACATCCAACAAGTATCAGTGTCAGTGTATGGTTTTCACTCTTCTCAGCCAAAACAACAGTCTCTAAGCACCCATCTTGCACCCTTACAGATTTCGGTGTTGCATGACTGAATCTTACTTGAAACACTTGTGAGTCAAAGTCATGTAGCTCGATATAGGATCCTATTGACATATTGATGTATTTATTTCTCAAGGAAACGGAAATTGCAATCCATAACATGTCACTGCCTTAGTTTCAGGCTTCATCAGCAACGTTTATAATGAGTCTAATTTCTTCTTAATGCATGGCTATGAAGAACTTACCTTGGAGTTTAGTAAAAATACTGAACCCTGCAAGCATTTTTCTGATGTTAAATGTCATTCATATCTGTCATCAACATCTACTCTCATGGTCTAGAGAAATGTCAAACTATGAGCTAGTTTTTAAAGATgtcaaagtattttttttttcttattggaCCTTTAGTTGCAATATGGTGCTTTGATTTTCAATTTATCATAGCTGTGGTACGGTTCTTCATTTGTTGACAAATTTTTGAGGTCATTATTCATATTGTCCTGAGCATCTTTGACATAAGAAGTATATCTAAGTAGAATGGTAGATAGAGGATCCGTGCACTGAAATTGGTGCCTCTTGTTGTTGATTGCTTAAACATTTTGATGGATGATCACTAATTAAGAAGCATTTTCAGTGATACGTTTGGTGAATGTTACTGTagacaaatatatatatgcttgtcATTCTATACTACTTTCAGAACCACTTCACTAACAAACATTTTCTGGCATTACTTGTAACATATCACGAGAATCTCTATCACCCTATGTGCTGAAATCATTTTTCAGGTTACTGGGAGGAGGGACAGAGCCAAACCCTTGCCATTCAAGATGAAGTCTTCTGGACCTTGGGGTTTTGCTGGTGCAAATGATGATAATCCCATAATCAGTGCTCAATTTGTTGCACCCTGTTACTATGTGAATAAGTAAGCTCATGACTTTCGTCTAAATAGCTGAACTTTCATATGCAGCCTAACTGATTTTTGGGTCCCCTACACATAGAATCTGTTTCATTGGTTGTCAATAGGTTAAGCTCATGACTATCAGGAGAATATGAATTTCCACACGTTGAAAATCCTTTTAGGCTGAGATTTCAGAAGAAGGTGTATGTCTTAGGTAACAAAGGTTTTCTCATATGAGTGCCTATCCGCCAATCTGCCACTGAGGCACTAGGATTTCTCGGTTACCTGAAATGTCAAAAAATTATTCAGATGAGGCACTACGAACTCGTTATCACCACAGCACGTAGTGTTACTGCAATTTGTATTTGGTCGTGCGTGGCCCTTGTGCATGTTACTGCTGGTATGAGGATATGAAAGCTCATTATTTTCAGCTGCCATTTATCTGTTCTTCTGCTGTCattttccagaattgagattgaCACCAGGCTTCCAATTGTGGGTGATCAAAAATGGGTAATATGGATTTGTTCCTTCAATGTACCAATGGCTCCTGGGAAGACCCGGTCAATTGTTTGTAGTGCTCGAAACTTTTTCCAGTTCACAGTACCAGGGCCTGCCTGGTGGCAGGTATTGATGCTTACCTGTTCTTTTTAAACCAGAGTTCTAGAACCACAGCTGTAGCATAGGCATACAAGTTTTACTCAAGCGTGTGCATTGTCTTCATAGAATACCTCCATGCATTGTTTATCACTAAATTAATTAATCTCTATACAATTATAGAAGATAGAGGTAGCTGGCAGTTAAGAAGATGAATTAGCATTCAGAGACAGAAGGGACATGTTTACGAAGACTGTTAGTTTTGAAGAAACATATTAGCATTCATCTTGGGCCATTCTTTATTGAAATGCTAAAGCActaaattgttttccttttcccaATTTAGTCTCCCAAGCCAAAGGTAAAGGAAAGATCTTTCTGTTCTAtttctccattttcttctttcctttccctctAAAAAGCTCTAGTATCAGACTGGGGACAAGGGGAGGGGAGTGATGGAactttagagagagagagagagagagagtggccACAATAGACCATGTAAAAAGACTACTAAGAGGGCAAAACTACAATATTCTGCCAAAGAATGGGACTGACATGGAAGTGTTGCAAATGGTAAAGACCAAGTTTGAGGAAATGATGTTCTGTAAATCATGTTCAGAAACTTGGACTACATTGGCTACCTGAATCTAAGACAAGTCAAGAACAAACTGAGAATCCTTTAGATTGTTGCATGCAAATATTTGGTCATGCTATCTTATTCAACGCTGAAtattatattgttggaaatttttggTGTTGAGTAATATGAGCATCTTCTCTCCTCTTTGTGTTTCCTATTGATGCGTTAAAGATCATCCACAACTTTGACACTTCCTAGTATATTACACCTTCAACATGCCTACTGTAACTATTAGAGCTATCTTGGTGAATTTCTCAAGTGATGCATTCCTCTATCTTCTTGGATATTGAGCTTGCTTCATTTCTGACCTGCAAAAACAGGTGGTTCCCAGATGGCATGAGCATTGGACATCAAATAAGGTGTATGATGGAGATATGATTGTACTTCAGGGTCAAGAAAAGATCTTTCTTTCGAAGTCCAAGGAAGGTTCTGCTGATATTAACAGGGAATACTCAAAATTCACATTTACTCCTACACAAGCTGATCGTTTTGTCTTAGCATTTCGGAATTGGTTGAGACGGCATGGAAACAGCCAACCTGAGTGGTTTGGTGCCACTGACCAGCAACCATTACCATCCACTGTCTTATCCAAACACCAGGTACTGGAATTAATCTTTGGAATAtctatatgttgtgaatttGTACAGGAGATAGACGCCTTCGCTTATCTGGGATGGCGTTATAGCGGTAAGGTGGATTTCTGTTAAGTTGGGGTTGCAAGGACATGTTTTCTGCTTGTGATACCTTGATGCATCTGGTCTGCGGCGTGTTGTTAATAGAAGGAACGGAATTAGGCTTGATTGGCATGTGACGCCTTTCATCTGATAGATTAGGTCTTTTATGTGGCTGTGAGCTCCATTCAGATTTCCATGCAACCTGTGTTGTTGCTCATCTCAAGTTACTTTCTCTTGTGCTGGATTTTGTGTCTCAGATGTTGGACAGATACGAGCAGCACACCTTGAAATGTTCATCTTGTAAGCGAGCCCACGACACATTCCAAACTTTGCAGAAGGTTTTCGTTGGCCTTGCTGTTATCTTCTGTTCGACAGCCGGGATCCCTCCAGACATGAAACTACGAGTTGTTTTGGGTGGACTTGCGATTTTAAGTGCCGGATTGGTGTATGCGCTGAATGAGCTGCAgaagaattttgtttttgttgattaTGTACATGCAAATATTGACTAAACTGCTACAGTACACGTTAGGATGGTATCATATACAGTTGTATAGGTAATTAAACTACAGTTTGCAATTACAGAGCCTTGGATGGCAATTAGATCCTGAACCAAAGACTTTTGGAAGTTGGAACAGAACTACGCATTAGGAAATGTAGTGATTAATGCATATATTCAAGTTTTTCCTGCTTTATGACAATAAAATATCAAAGGGTCCCCTCTTTCCTGTTTCTGTTCTTTTTCCCTGGCAATGATCCTATTGTACTCTATTATGCTCGATTCATTTGAGTTTCCATTTTCTGATTTCCTTTTCTTCTACTTGGATGGGCTCTTAGAATCTCTAACATCGAATTTCAAGGGCATCTTTAAAATTTGGATGTAGTCTCTCAGAATACATATAGTTGAATGGGTATAGCTATTGGTTTAGAAAATCTTTTAATCTAAATTTTCAGAAAGTTAATTTTACCTACACGATTTAACTACAATCTTACCCGAAATCAAACACAAATATTAAGAATCATCAAAACAAGACACTATCACTAAACTTTAGACGATGATAATTAACCATGAAAGAACTGAGATACAAGAACTTGGTCATCTTCATTCATTAAGCAGATCCAAAAACAGCCCATTACGTACAATCAAAAACCCATTGCCTAGATCAAGAACTACTAGTAGTTGAATGGAGTTTACTTTCCTTACAGCCACGAATAcaaccctaaattctaaaaccCGAACCTAAATCATGAACTACTTGTAGTAAACTTGGTAACAGCCTTAGTCCCTTCAGAAACAGCATGCTTGGCCAACTCCCCGGGCAAAACCAACCTCACCGCCGTCTGAATCTCCCTCGACGTGATGGTCGGCTTCTTGTTATACCTCGCCAGCCTCGAAGACTCCTGAGCCAACTTCTCAAAGATATCGTTGATGAAGCTATTCATTATCCCCATTGCCTTGCTCGAGATCCCGATATCCGGATGAACTTGCTTCAGCACCTTAAAGATATATATCTTGTATGTCTCGGTACCCTTCtttgctctcttcttcttcttgtctcCGGCTGCGGCTGCTCCTGCATCTTTTGGGAGCTTTTTGCCTGCTTTTGGCTTCTTTTCTGCCGCCGGAGACTTCTCCGCTGCTGCTGGCTTTTTCTCGGCGGGTTTCTTCTCTGCCTTTGGGGCCATTTTTTGGAGGGACTTTTggttttgaatttggatttcgacTGGCTTGGGGAAAAGAGTGGCTGTGCCTTTATATAGAAATGGGGAGGTGGGATTTGATTGGTGGATAGGAATTGACAGGGATTCTAAATTACAACCGTTGATTAAAAGATGGATATTGACGGTTGAGATTGACCTGCCATGTTCCTCCACGTTCCACGTGCTCGTCTTTCATTGGTGGT
This window contains:
- the LOC113706953 gene encoding pheophorbide a oxygenase, chloroplastic translates to MDSLLLSPAPFSTVPSTTRSCQPSRTSLYPILNKPVFHGKKRRFLPPLKVAAPPNPTITSPQEDEIEEARGQETGIGLETQDSEEYSSTKFSWRDHWYPVSLVEDLDSSVPTPFQLLNRDLVLWFDQSNSQWVAFDDKCPHRLAPLSEGRLDENGHLQCSYHGWSFDGCGSCTRIPQAASEGPEARAVKSPKACATRFPTLVSQGLLFVWPDENGWERASATKPPMLPADFEKPEFATVTIQRDLFYGYDTLMENVSDPSHIDFAHHKVTGRRDRAKPLPFKMKSSGPWGFAGANDDNPIISAQFVAPCYYVNKIEIDTRLPIVGDQKWVIWICSFNVPMAPGKTRSIVCSARNFFQFTVPGPAWWQVVPRWHEHWTSNKVYDGDMIVLQGQEKIFLSKSKEGSADINREYSKFTFTPTQADRFVLAFRNWLRRHGNSQPEWFGATDQQPLPSTVLSKHQMLDRYEQHTLKCSSCKRAHDTFQTLQKVFVGLAVIFCSTAGIPPDMKLRVVLGGLAILSAGLVYALNELQKNFVFVDYVHANID
- the LOC113706955 gene encoding histone H2B-like isoform X2 → MAPKAEKKPAEKKPAAAEKSPAAEKKPKAGKKLPKDAGAAAAGDKKKKRAKKGTETYKIYIFKVLKQVHPDIGISSKAMGIMNSFINDIFEKLAQESSRLARYNKKPTITSREIQTAVRLVLPGELAKHAVSEGTKAVTKFTTSSS